Proteins encoded together in one Oncorhynchus keta strain PuntledgeMale-10-30-2019 unplaced genomic scaffold, Oket_V2 Un_scaffold_2008_pilon_pilon, whole genome shotgun sequence window:
- the LOC127927983 gene encoding uncharacterized protein LOC127927983 isoform X44, producing MLFLLSVPDRTGYTVSPLSSRQDRLYCYSSQFQTGQVILLLLSVPDRTGYTATPLSSRQDRLYCYSSQFQTGQVILLLLSVPDRTGYTVTPLSSRQVILLLLSVPDRLYCYSSQFQTGQVILLLLSVPDRLYCYSSQFQTGQVILFLLSVPDRTGYTVTPLSSRQDRLYCYSSQFQTGQVILLLLSVPDRTGYNVTPLSSRQDRLYCYSSQFQTGYTVTPLSSRQDRLYCYSSQFQTGYTVTPLSSRQDRLYCYSSQFQTGQVILLLLSVPDRLYCYSSQFQTGYTVTPLSSRQDRLYCFSSQFQTGQVILLLLSVPDRLYSYSSQFQTGYTVSPLSSRQDRLYCYSSQFQTGYTVTPLSSRQDRLYCFSSQFQTGQVILLLLSVPDRTGYTVTPLSSRQDRLYCYSSQFQTGYTVSPLSSRQVILLLLSVPDRLYCYSSQFQTGQVILLLLSVPDRTGYTVTPLSSRQDRLYCYSSQFQTGYTVSPLSSRQDRLYCYSSQFQTGQVILLLLSVPDRLYCFSSQFQTGYTVTPLSSRQVILLLLSVPDRTGYTVTPLSSRQDRLYCYSSQFQTGYTVTPLSSRQDRLYCYSSQFQTGQVILFLLSVPDRLYCYSSQFQTGQVILLLLSVPDRLYCYSSQFQTGQVILLLLSVPDRLYCYSSQFQTGQVILLLLSVPDRLYCYSSQFQTGQVILLLLSVPDRLYCYSSQFQTGQVILLLLSVPDRTGYTVTPLSSRQDRLYCYSSQFQTGQVILLLLSVPDRLYCYSSQFQTGQVILLLLSVPDRTGYTVTPLSSRQDRLYCYSSQFHTGYTVSPLSSRQDRSQGRLKTITNSRDLDSQKPGTIRGPSHNG from the exons atgctgtttctcctctcagttccagacaggacag gttatactgtttctcctctcagttccagacaggacaggttatactgttactcctctcagttccagacaggacaggttatactgttactcctctcagttccagacaggacaggttatactgctactcctctcagttccagacaggacaggttatactgttactcctctcagttccagacaggacaggttatactgttactcctctcagttccagacaggacag gttatactgttactcctctcagttccagacaggttatactgttactcctctcagttccagacaggttatactgttactcctctcagttccagacaggacaggttatactgttactcctctcagttccagacaggttatactgttactcctctcagttccagacaggacaggttatactgtttctcctctcagttccagacaggacaggttatactgttactcctctcagttccagacaggacaggttatactgttactcctctcagttccagacag gacaggttatactgttactcctctcagttccagacaggacaggttataatgttactcctctcagttccagacaggacaggttatactgttactcctctcagttccagacaggttatactgttactcctctcagttccagacaggacaggttatactgttactcctctcagttccagacaggttatactgttactcctctcagttccagacaggacaggttatactgttactcctctcagttccagacag gacaggttatactgttactcctctcagttccagacaggttatactgttactcctctcagttccagacaggttatactgttactcctctcagttccagacaggacaggttatactgtttctcctctcagttccagacaggacaggttatactgttactcctctcagttccagacaggttatactcttactcctctcagttccagacaggttatactgtttctcctctcagttccagacaggacaggttatactgttactcctctcagttccagacaggttatactgttactcctctcagttccagacaggacaggttatactgtttctcctctcagttccagacaggacaggttatactgttactcctctcagttccagacaggacaggttatactgttactcctctcagttccagacaggacaggttatactgttactcctctcagttccagacag gttatactgtttctcctctcagttccagacaggttatactgttactcctctcagttccagacaggttatactgttactcctctcagttccagacaggacaggttatactgttactcctctcagttccagacaggacaggttatactgttactcctctcagttccagacaggacaggttatactgttactcctctcagttccagacag gttatactgtttctcctctcagttccagacaggacaggttatactgttactcctctcagttccagacaggacaggttatactgttactcctctcagttccagacag gttatactgtttctcctctcagttccagacaggttatactgttactcctctcagttccagacaggttatactgttactcctctcagttccagacaggacaggttatactgttactcctctcagttccagacaggacaggttatactgttactcctctcagttccagacaggttatactgttactcctctcagttccagacaggacaggttatactgttactcctctcagttccagacaggacag gttatactgtttctcctctcagttccagacaggttatactgttactcctctcagttccagacaggacaggttatactgttactcctctcagttccagacaggttatactgttactcctctcagttccagacaggacag gttatactgttactcctctcagttccagacaggttatactgttactcctctcagttccagacaggacaggttatactgttactcctctcagttccagacaggttatactgttactcctctcagttccagacaggacaggttatactgttactcctctcagttccagacaggttatactgttactcctctcagttccagacaggacaggttatactgttactcctctcagttccagacaggacaggttatactgttactcctctcagttccagacaggacaggttatactgttactcctctcagttccagacaggacaggttatactgttactcctctcagttccagacaggttatactgttactcctctcagttccagacaggacaggttatactgttactcctctcagttccagacaggacaggttatactgttactcctctcagttccagacaggacag gttatactgttactcctctcagttccatacaggttatactgtttctcctctcagttccagacaggacaggtcgCAGGGAAGATTGAAAACAATAACAAACAGCAGGGATCTTGACAGCCAAAAGCCCGGAACAATCCGTGGTCCCAGCCACAATGGCTAA
- the LOC127927983 gene encoding uncharacterized protein LOC127927983 isoform X39: MLFLLSVPDRTGYTVSPLSSRQDRLYCYSSQFQTGQVILLLLSVPDRTGYTATPLSSRQDRLYCYSSQFQTGQVILLLLSVPDRTGYTVTPLSSRQVILLLLSVPDRLYCYSSQFQTGQVILLLLSVPDRLYCYSSQFQTGQVILFLLSVPDRTGYTVTPLSSRQDRLYCYSSQFQTGQVILLLLSVPDRTGYNVTPLSSRQDRLYCYSSQFQTGYTVTPLSSRQDRLYCYSSQFQTGYTVTPLSSRQDRLYCYSSQFQTGQVILLLLSVPDRLYCYSSQFQTGYTVTPLSSRQDRLYCFSSQFQTGQVILLLLSVPDRLYSYSSQFQTGYTVSPLSSRQDRLYCYSSQFQTGYTVTPLSSRQDRLYCFSSQFQTGQVILLLLSVPDRTGYTVTPLSSRQDRLYCYSSQFQTGYTVSPLSSRQVILLLLSVPDRLYCYSSQFQTGQVILLLLSVPDRTGYTVTPLSSRQDRLYCYSSQFQTGYTVSPLSSRQDRLYCYSSQFQTGQVILLLLSVPDRLYCFSSQFQTGQVILLLLSVPDRTGYTVTPLSSRQDRLYCYSSQFQTGYTVSPLSSRQVILLLLSVPDRLYCYSSQFQTGQVILLLLSVPDRTGYTVTPLSSRQVILLLLSVPDRTGYTVTPLSSRQDRLYCFSSQFQTGQVILFLLSVPDRLYCYSSQFQTGQVILLLLSVPDRLYCYSSQFQTGQVILLLLSVPDRLYCYSSQFQTGQVILLLLSVPDRLYCYSSQFQTGQVILLLLSVPDRLYCYSSQFQTGQVILLLLSVPDRTGYTVTPLSSRQDRLYCYSSQFQTGQVILLLLSVPDRLYCYSSQFQTGQVILLLLSVPDRTGYTVTPLSSRQDRLYCYSSQFHTGYTVSPLSSRQDRSQGRLKTITNSRDLDSQKPGTIRGPSHNG, from the exons atgctgtttctcctctcagttccagacaggacag gttatactgtttctcctctcagttccagacaggacaggttatactgttactcctctcagttccagacaggacaggttatactgttactcctctcagttccagacaggacaggttatactgctactcctctcagttccagacaggacaggttatactgttactcctctcagttccagacaggacaggttatactgttactcctctcagttccagacaggacag gttatactgttactcctctcagttccagacaggttatactgttactcctctcagttccagacaggttatactgttactcctctcagttccagacaggacaggttatactgttactcctctcagttccagacaggttatactgttactcctctcagttccagacaggacaggttatactgtttctcctctcagttccagacaggacaggttatactgttactcctctcagttccagacaggacaggttatactgttactcctctcagttccagacag gacaggttatactgttactcctctcagttccagacaggacaggttataatgttactcctctcagttccagacaggacaggttatactgttactcctctcagttccagacaggttatactgttactcctctcagttccagacaggacaggttatactgttactcctctcagttccagacaggttatactgttactcctctcagttccagacaggacaggttatactgttactcctctcagttccagacag gacaggttatactgttactcctctcagttccagacaggttatactgttactcctctcagttccagacaggttatactgttactcctctcagttccagacaggacaggttatactgtttctcctctcagttccagacaggacaggttatactgttactcctctcagttccagacaggttatactcttactcctctcagttccagacaggttatactgtttctcctctcagttccagacaggacaggttatactgttactcctctcagttccagacaggttatactgttactcctctcagttccagacaggacaggttatactgtttctcctctcagttccagacaggacaggttatactgttactcctctcagttccagacaggacaggttatactgttactcctctcagttccagacaggacaggttatactgttactcctctcagttccagacag gttatactgtttctcctctcagttccagacaggttatactgttactcctctcagttccagacaggttatactgttactcctctcagttccagacaggacaggttatactgttactcctctcagttccagacaggacaggttatactgttactcctctcagttccagacaggacaggttatactgttactcctctcagttccagacag gttatactgtttctcctctcagttccagacaggacaggttatactgttactcctctcagttccagacaggacaggttatactgttactcctctcagttccagacaggttatactgtttctcctctcagttccagacaggacag gttatactgttactcctctcagttccagacaggacaggttatactgttactcctctcagttccagacaggacaggttatactgttactcctctcagttccagacag gttatactgtttctcctctcagttccagacaggttatactgttactcctctcagttccagacaggttatactgttactcctctcagttccagacaggacaggttatactgttactcctctcagttccagacaggacaggttatactgttactcctctcagttccagacaggttatactgttactcctctcagttccagacaggacaggttatactgttactcctctcagttccagacaggacaggttatactgtttctcctctcagttccagacaggacaggttatactgtttctcctctcagttccagacaggttatactgttactcctctcagttccagacaggacaggttatactgttactcctctcagttccagacaggttatactgttactcctctcagttccagacaggacag gttatactgttactcctctcagttccagacaggttatactgttactcctctcagttccagacaggacaggttatactgttactcctctcagttccagacaggttatactgttactcctctcagttccagacaggacaggttatactgttactcctctcagttccagacaggttatactgttactcctctcagttccagacaggacaggttatactgttactcctctcagttccagacaggacaggttatactgttactcctctcagttccagacaggacaggttatactgttactcctctcagttccagacaggacaggttatactgttactcctctcagttccagacaggttatactgttactcctctcagttccagacaggacaggttatactgttactcctctcagttccagacaggacaggttatactgttactcctctcagttccagacaggacag gttatactgttactcctctcagttccatacaggttatactgtttctcctctcagttccagacaggacaggtcgCAGGGAAGATTGAAAACAATAACAAACAGCAGGGATCTTGACAGCCAAAAGCCCGGAACAATCCGTGGTCCCAGCCACAATGGCTAA
- the LOC127927983 gene encoding uncharacterized protein LOC127927983 isoform X20 has protein sequence MLFLLSVPDRTGYTVSPLSSRQDRLYCYSSQFQTGQVILLLLSVPDRTGYTATPLSSRQDRLYCYSSQFQTGQVILLLLSVPDRTGYTVTPLSSRQVILLLLSVPDRLYCYSSQFQTGQVILLLLSVPDRLYCYSSQFQTGQVILFLLSVPDRTGYTVTPLSSRQDRLYCYSSQFQTGQVILLLLSVPDRTGYNVTPLSSRQDRLYCYSSQFQTGYTVTPLSSRQDRLYCYSSQFQTGYTVTPLSSRQDRLYCYSSQFQTGQVILLLLSVPDRLYCYSSQFQTGYTVTPLSSRQDRLYCFSSQFQTGQVILLLLSVPDRLYSYSSQFQTGYTVSPLSSRQDRLYCYSSQFQTGYTVTPLSSRQDRLYCFSSQFQTGQVILLLLSVPDRTGYTVTPLSSRQDRLYCYSSQFQTGYTVSPLSSRQVILLLLSVPDRLYCYSSQFQTGQVILLLLSVPDRTGYTVTPLSSRQDRLYCYSSQFQTGYTVSPLSSRQDRLYCYSSQFQTGQVILLLLSVPDRLYCFSSQFQTGQVILFLLSVPDRTGYAVTPLSSRQDRLYCHSSQFQTGYTVTPLSSRQDRLYCYSSQFQTGQVILLLLSSQFQTGQVILLLLSVPDRTGYTVTPLSSRQDRLYCYSSQFQTGQVILLLLSVPDRLYCYPSQFQTGQVILLLLSVPDRTGYTVTPLSSRQVILLLLSVPDRTGYTVTPLSSRQVILLLLSVPDRTGYTVTPLSSRQDRLYCYSSQFQTGYTVSPLSSRQDRLYCFSSQFQTGYTVTPLSSRQVILLLLSVPDRTGYTVTPLSSRQDRLYCYSSQFQTGYTVTPLSSRQDRLYCYSSQFQTGQVILFLLSVPDRLYCYSSQFQTGQVILLLLSVPDRLYCYSSQFQTGQVILLLLSVPDRLYCYSSQFQTGQVILLLLSVPDRLYCYSSQFQTGQVILLLLSVPDRLYCYSSQFQTGQVILLLLSVPDRTGYTVTPLSSRQDRLYCYSSQFQTGQVILLLLSVPDRLYCYSSQFQTGQVILLLLSVPDRTGYTVTPLSSRQDRLYCYSSQFHTGYTVSPLSSRQDRSQGRLKTITNSRDLDSQKPGTIRGPSHNG, from the exons atgctgtttctcctctcagttccagacaggacag gttatactgtttctcctctcagttccagacaggacaggttatactgttactcctctcagttccagacaggacaggttatactgttactcctctcagttccagacaggacaggttatactgctactcctctcagttccagacaggacaggttatactgttactcctctcagttccagacaggacaggttatactgttactcctctcagttccagacaggacag gttatactgttactcctctcagttccagacaggttatactgttactcctctcagttccagacaggttatactgttactcctctcagttccagacaggacaggttatactgttactcctctcagttccagacaggttatactgttactcctctcagttccagacaggacaggttatactgtttctcctctcagttccagacaggacaggttatactgttactcctctcagttccagacaggacaggttatactgttactcctctcagttccagacag gacaggttatactgttactcctctcagttccagacaggacaggttataatgttactcctctcagttccagacaggacaggttatactgttactcctctcagttccagacaggttatactgttactcctctcagttccagacaggacaggttatactgttactcctctcagttccagacaggttatactgttactcctctcagttccagacaggacaggttatactgttactcctctcagttccagacag gacaggttatactgttactcctctcagttccagacaggttatactgttactcctctcagttccagacaggttatactgttactcctctcagttccagacaggacaggttatactgtttctcctctcagttccagacaggacaggttatactgttactcctctcagttccagacaggttatactcttactcctctcagttccagacaggttatactgtttctcctctcagttccagacaggacaggttatactgttactcctctcagttccagacaggttatactgttactcctctcagttccagacaggacaggttatactgtttctcctctcagttccagacaggacaggttatactgttactcctctcagttccagacaggacaggttatactgttactcctctcagttccagacaggacaggttatactgttactcctctcagttccagacag gttatactgtttctcctctcagttccagacaggttatactgttactcctctcagttccagacaggttatactgttactcctctcagttccagacaggacaggttatactgttactcctctcagttccagacaggacaggttatactgttactcctctcagttccagacaggacaggttatactgttactcctctcagttccagacag gttatactgtttctcctctcagttccagacaggacaggttatactgttactcctctcagttccagacaggacaggttatactgttactcctctcagttccagacaggttatactgtttctcctctcagttccagacaggacaggttatactgtttctcctctcagttccagacaggacaggttatgctgttactcctctcagttccagacaggacaggttatactgtcactcctctcagttccagacaggttatactgttactcctctcagttccagacaggacaggttatactgttactcctctcagttccagacaggacaggttatactgttactcctctcctctcagttccagacaggacaggttatactgttactcctctcagttccagacaggacaggttatactgttactcctctcagttccagacaggacaggttatactgttactcctctcagttccagacaggacaggttatactgttactcctctcagttccagacaggttatactgttacccctctcagttccagacaggacaggttatactgttactcctctcagttccagacaggacag gttatactgttactcctctcagttccagacaggttatactgttactcctctcagttccagacaggacaggttatactgttactcctctcagttccagacaggttatactgttactcctctcagttccagacaggacaggttatactgttactcctctcagttccagacaggacaggttatactgttactcctctcagttccagacaggttatactgtttctcctctcagttccagacaggacag gttatactgtttctcctctcagttccagacaggttatactgttactcctctcagttccagacaggttatactgttactcctctcagttccagacaggacaggttatactgttactcctctcagttccagacaggacaggttatactgttactcctctcagttccagacaggttatactgttactcctctcagttccagacaggacaggttatactgttactcctctcagttccagacaggacag gttatactgtttctcctctcagttccagacaggttatactgttactcctctcagttccagacaggacaggttatactgttactcctctcagttccagacaggttatactgttactcctctcagttccagacaggacag gttatactgttactcctctcagttccagacaggttatactgttactcctctcagttccagacaggacaggttatactgttactcctctcagttccagacaggttatactgttactcctctcagttccagacaggacaggttatactgttactcctctcagttccagacaggttatactgttactcctctcagttccagacaggacaggttatactgttactcctctcagttccagacaggacaggttatactgttactcctctcagttccagacaggacaggttatactgttactcctctcagttccagacaggacaggttatactgttactcctctcagttccagacaggttatactgttactcctctcagttccagacaggacaggttatactgttactcctctcagttccagacaggacaggttatactgttactcctctcagttccagacaggacag gttatactgttactcctctcagttccatacaggttatactgtttctcctctcagttccagacaggacaggtcgCAGGGAAGATTGAAAACAATAACAAACAGCAGGGATCTTGACAGCCAAAAGCCCGGAACAATCCGTGGTCCCAGCCACAATGGCTAA